In Microbacterium laevaniformans, a single window of DNA contains:
- a CDS encoding lysophospholipid acyltransferase family protein has product MLMAACDREYPRLVTSAEPAPDAAGELQPPDGAHDVTGIGPTYVIGRWVVAPLARLLYRPRIEGRKNFPRKGAVILASNHLSFIDSFVIPMAAPRPVRFLAKSSYFDGPGLKGWFSRQFFYAVGAFPVQRGAGQAALDALEQQRRMLEAGWSTALYPEGTRSLDGRLYKGRTGVAFLALQTGAPVIPVGLVATNEIMPVGAKFPRLRPRVTVRFGEPLDLSHHGSADSGRARRQATDEIMAAIHALSGQELANAYNEAPASNPVERLKQVLPHERR; this is encoded by the coding sequence ATGCTCATGGCGGCATGCGATCGGGAGTACCCTCGTCTGGTGACATCCGCAGAGCCCGCCCCCGACGCCGCCGGCGAGCTGCAGCCCCCGGACGGCGCCCATGACGTCACCGGAATCGGCCCCACCTACGTCATCGGCCGGTGGGTCGTGGCCCCGCTCGCGCGGCTGCTGTACCGGCCGCGCATCGAGGGGCGCAAGAACTTCCCCCGCAAGGGTGCGGTCATCCTCGCCAGCAATCATCTGTCGTTCATCGACTCCTTCGTCATTCCGATGGCCGCTCCTCGCCCGGTGCGCTTCCTCGCCAAGTCGAGCTACTTCGACGGTCCGGGGCTGAAGGGATGGTTCTCGCGGCAGTTCTTCTACGCCGTCGGCGCATTCCCCGTTCAGCGCGGGGCGGGCCAGGCGGCCCTCGATGCTCTCGAGCAGCAGCGACGGATGCTGGAGGCGGGGTGGTCGACGGCGCTGTACCCGGAAGGAACGCGCTCGCTGGACGGCCGCCTGTACAAGGGCCGCACCGGTGTCGCATTCCTCGCGCTGCAGACCGGCGCACCCGTGATTCCGGTGGGCCTGGTCGCAACCAACGAGATCATGCCCGTCGGGGCGAAGTTCCCGCGCCTGCGTCCGCGGGTGACGGTGCGCTTCGGCGAGCCGCTCGACCTGTCCCACCACGGCTCCGCCGACTCCGGGCGCGCCCGCCGTCAGGCGACCGACGAGATCATGGCCGCGATCCATGCACTCTCCGGCCAGGAGCTGGCCAACGCGTACAACGAGGCCCCGGCGTCCAATCCCGTCGAACGTCTCAAGCAGGTTCTTCCGCACGAACGCCGCTGA
- a CDS encoding asparaginase yields the protein MSDPLTVSRPSAPSGTIAVADAVELAVVERSGFVESRHAGAAIVLDPEGVIQLSLGDVDTPILPRSSMKPLQALGCLTAGVTLEGEQLALSTASHSGTDRHARVVREILTTAGLGEDHLQCPPAWPGDTATRDELVRELGQPARVRMNCSGKHATMLLACTANGWDTDSYLDPQHPLQVHIREVIERLTGTKISTTAIDGCGAPVYAMSLTALARAAHRIGTASERSPFALHRLAGALVRAVRENPWAIDGPGRPDTIAIERLGVFAKGGAEGIMIMTAPNGATVALKTLDGSGRVATAVAIRLLERVGALSSADVAATLDQLPLEITGGGREVGRIRPTV from the coding sequence GTGTCAGATCCTCTCACCGTGTCCCGTCCCTCCGCACCGTCCGGCACCATCGCGGTCGCCGATGCGGTGGAACTCGCCGTCGTCGAGCGCAGTGGCTTCGTCGAGTCGCGACACGCGGGAGCGGCGATCGTGCTGGACCCCGAGGGTGTGATCCAGCTGAGCCTCGGCGACGTCGACACGCCGATCCTGCCGCGCTCGAGCATGAAGCCGTTGCAGGCGCTCGGCTGCCTGACCGCCGGTGTCACGCTGGAAGGCGAGCAGCTGGCCCTGTCCACCGCCAGCCACAGTGGCACCGACCGACACGCCCGCGTCGTCCGCGAGATCCTCACGACCGCCGGTCTCGGCGAGGACCACCTGCAGTGCCCGCCGGCGTGGCCCGGTGACACCGCCACGCGCGACGAGCTCGTACGCGAGCTCGGACAGCCGGCGCGCGTCCGCATGAACTGCTCCGGCAAGCACGCGACCATGCTGCTGGCCTGCACCGCGAACGGGTGGGACACCGACAGCTATCTCGATCCGCAGCATCCGCTGCAGGTGCATATCCGTGAGGTCATCGAACGCCTCACGGGGACGAAGATCTCCACGACCGCCATCGACGGCTGCGGGGCCCCGGTGTACGCCATGAGCCTGACCGCCCTCGCTCGCGCCGCGCACCGGATCGGCACCGCCTCGGAGCGCTCCCCCTTCGCCCTCCACCGCCTCGCCGGAGCGCTGGTGCGCGCGGTCCGCGAGAACCCGTGGGCGATCGACGGACCGGGGCGGCCGGACACCATCGCGATCGAGCGGCTCGGCGTGTTCGCCAAGGGAGGCGCCGAGGGAATCATGATCATGACGGCACCCAACGGCGCCACGGTCGCACTCAAGACGCTGGACGGCAGCGGCCGGGTGGCGACGGCTGTCGCGATCCGTCTGCTGGAGCGCGTGGGCGCTCTGTCGTCGGCGGACGTCGCCGCGACGCTCGACCAGCTGCCGCTGGAGATCACCGGCGGAGGCCGCGAGGTGGGACGCATCCGCCCCACCGTCTGA
- a CDS encoding OsmC family protein, which translates to MIGEHRYALHARWTGNRGTGTSGYRDYDRSVTLSVHGKPALDASSDRPFRGDPSKWNPEDMLLAALSECHLLSYLHACVHAGVVVVSYTDDATGRMTEDGRGGGAFTEVVLRPRVEVATAAMVAAAETAHAQAHEWCFIANSVNFPVRHDAVVTVAPDGAVSGVRAEEPA; encoded by the coding sequence ATGATCGGCGAACACCGCTACGCACTGCACGCCCGGTGGACAGGCAACCGCGGCACCGGAACCAGCGGCTATCGCGACTACGACCGCTCGGTCACGCTGTCCGTCCACGGCAAGCCCGCGCTGGATGCCTCGAGCGATCGCCCGTTCCGCGGCGATCCCTCGAAGTGGAACCCCGAGGACATGCTGCTGGCCGCGCTGTCGGAGTGCCATCTGCTGTCCTACCTGCACGCGTGTGTGCACGCGGGTGTCGTCGTCGTGTCCTACACGGACGACGCGACGGGACGGATGACCGAGGACGGTCGAGGGGGCGGCGCCTTCACCGAGGTCGTGCTGAGACCGCGGGTCGAGGTCGCCACGGCCGCCATGGTCGCCGCTGCAGAGACCGCTCACGCGCAGGCGCACGAGTGGTGCTTCATCGCGAACTCGGTCAACTTCCCGGTTCGTCACGACGCCGTCGTCACGGTGGCCCCGGATGGCGCCGTCAGCGGCGTTCGTGCGGAAGAACCTGCTTGA
- a CDS encoding 1-deoxy-D-xylulose-5-phosphate reductoisomerase: MRRILILGSTGSIGTQALDVIRARRDQFEVVGLAAGSDAAGVAAQAAEFQVEHTALGADEAEQLVRDVDADVVLNGITGSVGLGPTLAALEAGRTLALANKESLIVGGDLVTAIAAPGQIVPVDSEHSAIAQALRAGTSDEVRRLVLTASGGPFRGRSRGELEGVTPTQALAHPTWDMGRVVTTNSATLVNKGLEVIEAHLLFGVDYDRIDVVVHPQSIVHSMVEFIDGSTIAQASPPDMRLPISLGLDWPHRVGGVGVPLDWTRAASWSFEPLDEGAFPAVALAKQVGRAGATYPAVFNAANEQAVDAFHAGRLSFPGILDTVQRIVDAHDAPPVLSRGALVDAEGWARAAADEAIAAG, encoded by the coding sequence ATGCGGCGCATCCTGATCCTCGGTTCGACCGGTTCCATCGGCACCCAGGCTCTGGATGTGATCCGCGCCCGTCGCGACCAGTTCGAGGTGGTGGGACTCGCCGCCGGAAGTGACGCGGCGGGCGTCGCCGCGCAGGCGGCCGAGTTCCAGGTCGAGCACACGGCGCTCGGCGCCGACGAGGCCGAACAGCTCGTGCGGGATGTGGATGCCGACGTCGTACTCAACGGCATCACCGGATCGGTAGGCCTCGGCCCGACACTGGCCGCGCTCGAAGCCGGACGCACGCTCGCGCTGGCCAACAAGGAGTCGCTCATCGTCGGCGGCGATCTGGTCACCGCCATCGCGGCCCCGGGACAGATCGTCCCGGTCGACTCGGAGCACTCCGCGATCGCGCAGGCCCTGCGCGCCGGCACGAGCGACGAGGTGCGCAGGCTCGTGCTGACCGCCTCGGGCGGCCCCTTCCGCGGTCGCTCCCGCGGCGAACTCGAGGGCGTGACTCCGACCCAGGCGCTGGCGCACCCGACCTGGGATATGGGTCGGGTGGTCACCACCAACTCGGCGACCTTGGTCAACAAGGGGCTCGAGGTGATCGAAGCCCACCTGCTGTTCGGCGTCGATTACGACCGCATCGACGTCGTCGTTCATCCCCAGTCGATCGTGCACTCGATGGTCGAGTTCATCGACGGATCGACCATCGCGCAGGCATCGCCGCCCGATATGCGGCTGCCGATCTCGTTGGGCCTCGACTGGCCCCACCGTGTGGGCGGCGTCGGGGTGCCGCTGGATTGGACCCGGGCGGCCTCGTGGAGCTTCGAGCCTCTCGACGAGGGGGCCTTTCCGGCGGTCGCCCTCGCCAAGCAGGTGGGGCGCGCCGGCGCGACCTACCCCGCCGTGTTCAATGCGGCCAACGAACAGGCGGTCGATGCGTTCCACGCGGGACGCCTGAGCTTTCCCGGCATCCTGGACACGGTCCAGCGCATCGTCGATGCGCACGACGCGCCGCCCGTGCTCTCACGCGGGGCGCTGGTCGACGCGGAGGGCTGGGCCCGCGCCGCCGCCGACGAGGCTATTGCCGCCGGCTGA
- the pflA gene encoding pyruvate formate-lyase-activating protein encodes MAKAMLRRHPCNAVPSTLPALPDDAVRLEVPLQAPAHRRAGAGLDGLAVSDVDRHERLTAMREGRLGSVHSWELVTAVDGPGTRLTTFLSGCPLQCLYCHNPDTLAMKDGQPVTSDELLTRIARYTAVFQATGGGITLSGGEVLMQPAFAARILRGAKELGIHTAIDTSGYLGAAASDAMLDDVDLVLLDVKSGDPETYREVTGRELEPTLAFGRRLAARPEGPEVWIRFVLVPGLTDDVDNVEAVAAYAASLNEIRPETVTRVEVLPFHQMGRDKWDALGRDYRLAETEPPSVDLVDRVREQFRAHGLLTY; translated from the coding sequence ATGGCCAAGGCGATGCTCCGTCGCCACCCGTGCAACGCGGTGCCGTCCACCCTTCCCGCACTCCCCGATGACGCGGTGCGCCTGGAGGTCCCCCTCCAGGCGCCCGCCCACCGGCGCGCGGGCGCCGGCCTCGACGGGCTCGCGGTCTCGGATGTCGATCGTCATGAGCGACTGACCGCAATGCGCGAGGGCCGGCTCGGCTCCGTGCACTCGTGGGAGCTCGTCACCGCCGTGGACGGGCCGGGAACGCGGCTGACCACGTTCCTCAGCGGATGCCCGCTGCAGTGCCTCTACTGCCACAACCCCGACACCCTCGCGATGAAGGACGGTCAGCCCGTCACGAGCGATGAGCTGCTCACCCGCATCGCGCGCTACACCGCGGTTTTCCAGGCCACCGGGGGCGGCATCACCCTCTCCGGCGGCGAGGTGCTCATGCAGCCCGCCTTCGCAGCACGGATCCTGCGCGGCGCGAAGGAGCTCGGCATCCACACCGCCATCGACACGTCCGGCTACCTCGGCGCCGCGGCATCCGACGCCATGCTCGACGACGTCGACCTCGTCCTTCTGGACGTCAAGAGCGGTGACCCCGAGACCTACCGCGAGGTGACGGGGCGCGAGCTCGAACCCACGCTGGCGTTCGGTCGCCGTCTGGCCGCTCGGCCCGAGGGGCCCGAGGTGTGGATCCGCTTCGTCCTCGTTCCGGGCCTGACCGACGACGTCGACAACGTCGAAGCGGTCGCTGCGTACGCCGCGTCACTCAATGAGATCCGCCCCGAGACGGTCACCCGCGTCGAGGTGCTGCCGTTCCACCAGATGGGCCGAGACAAGTGGGACGCGCTCGGGCGCGACTACCGTCTGGCCGAGACCGAACCCCCCTCCGTCGACCTCGTCGACCGGGTCCGCGAGCAGTTCCGCGCTCACGGCCTGCTCACGTACTGA
- a CDS encoding MBL fold metallo-hydrolase produces MRQLDEVADGIWVTTSRRMATTSTVIVGGEEALLVDPAWDADELDALAATLGVRNLHVRAGFATHAHHDHLLWHPAFGDVPRWASHDTAALAVSQRADLVAALSEDAPPWLVELMGRVDGIGDSFPSDSAPTGVQIEPVFHDGHAPGHTALWLPERRVLIVGDMLSDIELPLPFFPDDLPAYLAALDRLAPLAARAAVIVPGHGTVCEDALARLDADRRYLDDMIHRGRSDDPRVANPGMAEEHAHLAELAAAYRDPDGRLAG; encoded by the coding sequence ATGCGCCAGCTGGACGAGGTCGCCGACGGCATCTGGGTCACGACGAGCCGGCGCATGGCCACCACGAGCACCGTCATCGTCGGTGGCGAAGAAGCACTGCTCGTGGATCCCGCGTGGGACGCCGACGAACTCGACGCTCTGGCTGCCACGCTGGGCGTGCGCAACCTGCACGTGCGCGCGGGGTTTGCGACCCACGCCCATCACGACCATCTGCTGTGGCACCCGGCGTTCGGGGACGTCCCGCGGTGGGCCTCCCACGACACGGCCGCGCTCGCCGTCTCGCAGCGCGCGGACCTGGTCGCAGCGCTGAGCGAGGACGCACCGCCGTGGCTCGTCGAGCTCATGGGGCGGGTCGACGGGATCGGCGACAGCTTCCCCTCCGACAGTGCGCCGACCGGTGTGCAGATCGAACCTGTCTTCCATGACGGGCACGCGCCGGGGCACACGGCCCTCTGGCTGCCGGAGCGGCGGGTGCTGATCGTCGGCGACATGCTCAGCGACATCGAACTGCCCCTGCCGTTCTTCCCCGATGACCTGCCGGCATACCTCGCCGCGCTCGACCGCCTCGCGCCTCTCGCCGCCCGCGCCGCCGTCATCGTGCCCGGTCACGGGACGGTGTGCGAGGATGCGCTGGCCCGCCTCGACGCCGACCGGCGCTACCTCGACGACATGATCCACCGTGGACGCTCCGACGATCCGCGTGTCGCAAACCCCGGCATGGCCGAGGAGCACGCGCATCTGGCGGAGCTCGCGGCCGCGTACCGCGATCCGGATGGGAGACTGGCGGGATGA
- a CDS encoding FKBP-type peptidyl-prolyl cis-trans isomerase, with amino-acid sequence MRLRPLVAVSVAAVSVILLAGCSGSTGATASGSPTAAPAADLCDAQVSSGAAADAVTVSGDAGVAPTLSFTAPIQIDTLQAKTIDKGSGTPVTAGQFISYAMTAYDAETGQKLGDIGYKPGQLLPAQISASSPLGQVLGCGAPGERVVATFPASEQGAAQVYVVDLLGIVPSAAWGAEQAPVAGMPTVSLADTGAPTITLPGGNPPTETQIATLKKGDGAAVQSGDQVLVQYTGVRWSDGKTFDSTWDKGGVPTSFTTTGVVPGFRKALEGQTVGSQVLVTMPPADGYGEGEINTNDLKGETLVFVVDILGAQTSAAQ; translated from the coding sequence GTGCGCCTGCGCCCGCTCGTCGCTGTTTCCGTCGCCGCCGTGTCCGTCATCCTGCTTGCGGGCTGCTCCGGGTCCACCGGCGCCACCGCGTCGGGGAGCCCGACCGCCGCGCCGGCTGCGGACCTCTGTGACGCGCAGGTCTCCTCGGGTGCCGCTGCCGACGCGGTGACGGTCAGCGGGGATGCGGGAGTGGCTCCCACGCTGTCGTTCACGGCGCCGATCCAGATCGACACCCTGCAGGCCAAGACCATCGACAAGGGGTCGGGTACGCCCGTGACGGCGGGGCAGTTCATCTCCTACGCCATGACGGCCTACGACGCCGAGACCGGTCAGAAGCTCGGCGACATCGGCTACAAGCCCGGGCAGCTGCTTCCCGCGCAGATCTCGGCATCCAGCCCTCTCGGCCAGGTTCTCGGCTGCGGTGCGCCGGGCGAGCGCGTCGTCGCGACGTTCCCGGCGAGCGAGCAGGGTGCGGCGCAGGTCTACGTCGTCGACCTGCTCGGCATCGTCCCGAGCGCCGCATGGGGCGCCGAGCAGGCACCCGTGGCGGGGATGCCGACGGTGTCGCTGGCCGACACCGGAGCGCCCACGATCACGCTGCCGGGCGGCAACCCGCCCACCGAGACGCAGATCGCCACCCTGAAGAAGGGCGACGGGGCCGCAGTCCAGAGCGGCGACCAGGTGCTGGTGCAGTACACCGGCGTGCGCTGGTCGGACGGCAAGACCTTCGACTCGACGTGGGACAAGGGCGGCGTGCCGACGAGCTTCACCACCACCGGTGTCGTTCCCGGCTTCCGCAAGGCCCTGGAAGGCCAGACCGTCGGCTCGCAGGTGCTCGTGACGATGCCCCCGGCGGACGGCTACGGCGAGGGCGAGATCAACACGAACGACCTCAAGGGCGAGACCCTGGTGTTCGTCGTCGACATCCTGGGCGCCCAGACCTCCGCGGCCCAGTAA
- a CDS encoding FtsK/SpoIIIE domain-containing protein, which translates to MTDVDDLDDEPLRLPPAPTPPARAPLPILTAIVPVVGALVLWRITGSVHSLWFAALGPLVAGASFVDGLRTARRARRRAGREDLRALAHLEEAVARRHEAERRRAWRRTPDVATLCADEAEVWRSVPGRDEALVVGRGEGVSTLRMEGEPADDAARALRRRARRLEDAPVTVPLHAGLAVRGPAAQATAVVRALVMQICLVRAPGRVRIADPEAVGEILGDVSPLPHAFASAGDALVLADGAARLASDADIPIVVLADDAPPPTRCRAVLTLHGGDEAVLDHEGSTRSVRIEALSAAQASEVAAMLSERARELGHRGDAPVAFEELVDDCSGAGLTAAIGVSAGEVVTVDLVADGPHAVVVGTTGSGKSELLVTWAAGLCRGRHIGEVCLLLIDFKGGRSFDALAALPHVAGIVTDLDDRTAVRAVESLRAEIQRRERVLAEHGARDVEEAAGALPRLVVIVDEFAALVAAHPEMHELFSDVAARGRALGIHAILASQRAAGAFRDGLLANAPLRIALRTLDAADSRAVIGVDDAVRLPGRAEARGTALLRRAADVDPQRVRMARCSPVALAAISDAAGNDRATAPWLPPLPPVVGLDRVAVTGRIALGLSDEPEHQRQAPVLLPLAATALAVIGAPGSGRSSLLRAIARQLPQPPTWVSDDPEAAWDAVGAAVGRRDGTGVVVDDVDALLTRYPAEYAAEMMVRIERLVRDAGQSGGLVVLSAARCAGSLARLLELIPHRAILPLATRADHVAAGGDGPDHVRDQPPGRGRWGRVLVQFIRDDAPTTPTVVGSPPPTWTPGEADTAGLVVAHGFARDGLHRASAAGDAPIISVDEAASRGGASSRALVVGTPEEWLAQWKLLGELRTRHEFVVSAECSAEYRALTGRRDLPVYAAARADRAWRLVPDGAAQRVLLPWS; encoded by the coding sequence ATGACCGATGTCGACGATCTCGACGACGAGCCGCTCCGCCTGCCGCCCGCCCCGACGCCGCCGGCGCGGGCACCGCTGCCGATCCTGACCGCCATCGTTCCCGTCGTCGGTGCGCTGGTGCTCTGGCGCATCACGGGGTCGGTTCACTCCCTCTGGTTCGCCGCGCTCGGACCGCTCGTCGCGGGGGCCTCGTTCGTCGACGGGCTGCGGACGGCCCGGCGTGCCCGACGGCGTGCCGGGCGTGAGGACCTCCGTGCGCTGGCGCACCTGGAGGAGGCGGTCGCTCGGCGGCACGAGGCGGAGCGTCGCCGTGCGTGGCGGCGTACCCCCGACGTGGCGACGCTGTGCGCCGACGAGGCAGAGGTGTGGCGCTCGGTGCCCGGACGTGATGAGGCACTGGTGGTCGGTCGCGGGGAGGGAGTGAGCACTCTGCGGATGGAGGGCGAGCCCGCCGACGACGCCGCGCGCGCGTTGCGACGGCGAGCCCGGCGCCTGGAGGACGCGCCCGTGACCGTGCCTCTGCATGCGGGACTCGCCGTGCGCGGCCCCGCGGCACAGGCCACGGCGGTGGTCCGGGCACTCGTGATGCAGATCTGCCTCGTGCGTGCTCCCGGTCGGGTCCGGATCGCCGACCCCGAGGCCGTGGGGGAGATCCTGGGCGACGTGTCGCCTCTGCCGCATGCGTTCGCGAGTGCCGGGGATGCGCTGGTGCTCGCCGACGGCGCGGCCCGCCTCGCCTCGGATGCCGATATCCCGATCGTCGTCCTGGCCGACGACGCCCCGCCGCCGACGCGCTGTCGCGCCGTCCTGACTCTCCACGGTGGTGATGAGGCGGTCCTTGACCACGAGGGATCGACGCGTTCGGTGCGCATCGAGGCGTTGTCGGCGGCGCAGGCGTCCGAAGTGGCGGCCATGCTCTCGGAGCGAGCTCGCGAGCTGGGTCACCGCGGTGATGCTCCCGTCGCATTCGAGGAGCTCGTCGACGATTGCTCCGGCGCGGGACTGACCGCCGCCATCGGCGTGAGCGCGGGAGAGGTCGTCACGGTCGACCTCGTGGCCGACGGGCCGCACGCGGTCGTGGTGGGTACAACCGGCTCCGGCAAGAGCGAGCTGCTCGTCACCTGGGCGGCCGGCCTGTGTCGCGGACGACACATCGGTGAGGTCTGCCTGCTCCTCATCGACTTCAAGGGCGGCCGGTCCTTCGACGCCCTCGCGGCGCTCCCGCACGTCGCCGGGATCGTGACCGACCTGGATGACCGCACGGCGGTGCGTGCGGTGGAGAGCCTGCGAGCCGAGATCCAACGTCGAGAACGCGTTCTCGCCGAGCACGGTGCTCGTGATGTGGAGGAGGCCGCGGGAGCGCTGCCGCGGCTCGTCGTGATCGTCGACGAGTTCGCCGCGCTGGTGGCCGCGCACCCCGAGATGCACGAACTGTTCTCGGATGTCGCGGCGCGTGGCCGGGCACTCGGCATCCACGCGATCCTGGCATCCCAGCGCGCAGCCGGAGCGTTCCGCGATGGGCTGCTGGCCAATGCGCCGCTGCGGATCGCACTGCGCACCCTCGACGCCGCAGACTCGCGGGCCGTGATCGGGGTCGACGACGCCGTGCGGCTGCCTGGGCGCGCCGAGGCCCGGGGGACGGCGCTCCTGCGGCGTGCGGCTGACGTCGATCCACAGCGCGTGCGGATGGCGCGATGCTCCCCGGTCGCGCTCGCGGCGATCAGCGATGCGGCGGGAAATGACCGCGCGACGGCGCCGTGGCTGCCCCCGCTTCCTCCCGTGGTGGGCCTGGATCGGGTTGCGGTGACCGGTCGTATCGCGCTGGGGCTTTCGGACGAACCGGAGCATCAGCGGCAGGCACCGGTGCTGCTTCCCCTGGCGGCGACGGCGCTGGCGGTGATCGGAGCACCGGGAAGCGGACGCTCCTCGTTGCTGCGCGCGATCGCCCGTCAGCTGCCGCAGCCCCCGACGTGGGTGTCCGACGACCCCGAGGCGGCATGGGATGCCGTGGGCGCCGCCGTCGGCCGGCGCGACGGGACGGGTGTGGTGGTCGACGACGTCGATGCGCTGCTGACCCGCTATCCCGCGGAGTACGCGGCGGAGATGATGGTGCGCATCGAGCGGCTCGTGCGGGACGCCGGACAGAGCGGAGGCCTCGTCGTGCTCTCCGCGGCGAGATGTGCGGGGTCGCTCGCCCGTCTGCTGGAGCTGATCCCGCACCGCGCCATCTTGCCGCTGGCGACACGCGCCGACCACGTGGCGGCCGGAGGCGACGGACCCGACCATGTCCGTGACCAGCCGCCCGGGCGGGGCCGCTGGGGACGCGTGCTGGTGCAGTTCATCCGTGACGACGCACCCACGACACCAACGGTGGTCGGCTCCCCACCGCCCACTTGGACTCCCGGTGAGGCCGACACGGCCGGTCTCGTGGTCGCTCACGGTTTCGCCCGTGACGGCCTGCATCGCGCGAGTGCGGCAGGAGATGCTCCGATCATCAGCGTCGATGAGGCGGCGTCGCGCGGCGGGGCGTCTTCGCGGGCTCTCGTGGTCGGCACGCCCGAGGAGTGGCTCGCCCAGTGGAAGCTGTTGGGCGAACTTCGCACACGTCACGAGTTCGTCGTCTCCGCCGAGTGCAGCGCAGAATACCGCGCGCTCACCGGGCGACGAGATCTTCCCGTCTACGCCGCTGCACGTGCCGACCGTGCCTGGCGCCTCGTGCCGGACGGTGCCGCACAGCGCGTGCTGCTGCCCTGGTCGTGA